One window of Saimiri boliviensis isolate mSaiBol1 chromosome 4, mSaiBol1.pri, whole genome shotgun sequence genomic DNA carries:
- the LOC101054448 gene encoding adenylate cyclase type 10-like — MVLSSVIAFFIAIAMKSTMYSISPANSEEGQELYVCTVKDDVNLDTVLLPPFLKEIAVSRLDQLSPEEQLLVKCAAIIGHSFHTDLLQHLLPGWDKNKLLQELRALVDIHVLCWSERNQEPPNEPILVPSSINITDQTKEKTKLGAKNEIKG; from the exons ATGGTGCTTTCCTCAGTCATAGCCTTCTTTATAGCCATTGCCATGAAATCCACAATGTATAGTATTTCTCCTGCCAACTCTGAAGAAGGTCAGGAACTTTATGTCTGCACAGTCAAGGATGATGTAAACTTGGATACAGTGCTTCTCCCACCCTTTTTGAAAG AAATAGCAGTAAGCCGACTCGATCAACTGAGCCCAGAGGAACAGTTGCTGGTCAAATGTGCTGCAATCATTGGTCACTCCTTCCATACAGATCTGTTGCAGCACCTCCTGCCTGGCTGGGATAAAAATAAGCTACTTCAGGAGTTGAGAGCTCTTGTGGATATACATGTGCTCTGCTGGTCTGAGAGGAACCAAGAGCCTCCTAATGAGCCCATATTAGTGCCTTCCTCTATCAACATCACTGATCAAACCAAAGAGAAGACAAAGTTAG GTGCAAAGAATGAGATAAAAGGATAA